In Diachasmimorpha longicaudata isolate KC_UGA_2023 chromosome 4, iyDiaLong2, whole genome shotgun sequence, a single genomic region encodes these proteins:
- the LOC135161956 gene encoding arginyl-tRNA--protein transferase 1 isoform X1 — MATNTYSIVEYYYDSAPKRHSCGYCKKLRSYERHEEETEIILGMWAHYLTVQDYQNLIDRGWRRSGCYCYKPVNTQTCCPMYTIKCDALDFVVSKSQKKVIKRMAKFLKDGERKVQENESGRNHKPYSGQLSEIDVDDLPETELAEYAARAQKNIFQDEPMLVTATCEKRLSQCPENVTESKIKRGSHDKRDSVQVQPMVDDNQSNQPQIVKLVPAPEGQPRKKKLMRIERAKNRLLAQGKTLAEIEDFYRRKKKPSRARPIEELLPNLEGGQNKLELKLVRVSSEEFMETLDESVELFKKYQKAVHHDKPEDRDKASFINFLGKSPLIHWKVAGGPPLGYGSFHQQYRLNDKLIAVGVIDILPYCVSSVYLFYDPEYSFLSLGTFSSLIEVRLVRELHALVPDLKYYYMGYYIHEIPKMRYKAKVRPSFLLCPETYTWHPIEKCTPKLDKDKYSRLNEDINALDADCVISEDDINQVRVYYRGPRLYGEVRNTRLMCSGKDDMKEVKEYAELVGRKCAHNMCLFRSC; from the exons ATGGCTACGAACACATACAGTATTGTTGAATATTACTACGACAGTGCGCCAAAAAGGCATTCGTGTGGCTATTGcaaaaaattgaggagttATGAACGACATG AAGAAGAAACGGAAATAATTCTAGGAATGTGGGCCCACTATCTGACTGTCCAGGACTACCAGAATTTGATTGATAGGGGCTGGAGGAGGAGTGGGTGTTATTGTTACAAACCTGTCAACACCCAGACGTGCTGTCCCATGTACACAATCAA ATGTGACGCATTGGACTTTGTGGTTTCAAAATCACAGAAAAAAGTTATCAAGAGAATGGCGAAATTCTTGAAGGATGGCGAAAGGAAGGTTCAGGAGAATGAGAGTGGGAGAAACCACAAGCCTTATAGCGGTCAATTATCTGAAATTG ACGTCGATGATCTCCCAGAAACAGAGCTTGCAGAGTATGCAGCGCGTGCCCAAAAGAACATTTTCCAGGATGAGCCAATGTTAGTCACCGCCACGTGCGAGAAAAGATTATCGCAGTGTCCAGAGAATGTCACAGAATCAAAAATCAAACGAGGATCACACGATAAGAGAGATAGCGTTCAAGTGCAACCAATGGTGGATGACAATCAGTCAAATCAACCGCAAATTGTGAAACTAGTACCGGCTCCTGAAGGGCAGCCAAGAAAGAAGAAGCTGATGAGGATTGAGAGGGCGAAAAATCGGCTGCTGGCCCAGGGTAAGACGCTGGCAGAAATCGAAGATTTTTACAGGAGAAAAAAGAAACCGAGTAGGGCGAGACCCATTGAGGAGCTTTTACCGAATTTAGAGGGTGGACAGAATAAGTTAGAATTGAAATTAGTCAGAGTATCGTCTGAGGAGTTTATGGAGACTCTGGATGAGAGCGTTGAACTATTTAAGAAATATCAGAAGGCTGTGCATCATGATAAACCTGAGGATCGAGACAAGGCGtcgttcatcaattttttgggGAAGAGCCCGTTGATA CACTGGAAAGTTGCTGGTGGTCCACCACTGGGGTACGGATCCTTCCACCAACAGTATCGGCTTAATGACAAATTGATAGCCGTTGGAGTTATTGATATCCTGCCCTACTGTGTATCCAGCGTTTATCTTTTTTATGATcctgaatattcatttctttcACTTGGCACTTTCAG CTCTTTAATCGAAGTTCGACTGGTTCGAGAATTACATGCGTTAGTGCCAGACCTCAAGTACTACTACATGGGCTATTATATCCATGAAATTCCCAAGATGCGCTACAAAGCTAAAGTAAGGCCATCTTTTTTGCTCTGTCCTGAGACCTACACCTGGCATCCTATCGAGAAATGCACACCAAAACTGGATAAAGATAAATACTCACGTCTTAACGAAGACATCAACGCCCTTGACGCGGATTGTGTGATCAGTGAAGACGACATCAACCAA GTTCGGGTGTACTATCGCGGTCCACGATTATACGGAGAGGTTCGCAATACTCGGCTTATGTGTAGCGGAAAGGATGACATGAAAGAAGTCAAGGAGTATGCTGAACTCGTCGGTAGAAAATGTGCTCATAATATGTGTCTCTTCCGATCGTGCTAA
- the LOC135161971 gene encoding EF-hand domain-containing protein D2 homolog: MPADAELSTILSRRQKINDQLEEGKEVKKQYKFVNVYMEFHELSRREIKQYEQTFNRFDDGKDGFLDLAELKRMMEVLGAPQTHLGLKAMIQEVDEDGDGRISFREFLLIYRKAHAGELAQDSGLGQLARLTEVNVDEVGVTGAKNFFEAKIEQLRKSSKFEDEIRMEQEERRREEEEKAARRAQFRERAAIFGKN, translated from the exons ATGCCCGCCGATGCAGAACTCAGCACGATTTTGAGCCGCCGTCAGAAGATCAATGATCAATTAGAGGAGGGGAAGGAAGTCAAAAAACAGTACAAATTTGTTAATGTTTACATGGAATTTCACGAACTGTCTCGTCGGGAGATCAAGCAGTACGAGCAGACCTTCAACAG gtTTGATGATGGAAAAGATGGGTTCCTGGATCTtgccgagctgaagcggatgatGGAGGTCCTTGGTGCACCCCAGACCCACTTGGGGCTCAAGGCCATGATCCAGGAAGTCGATGAGGATGGCGATGGTCGCATCTCGTTTCGCGAG TTCTTGCTGATCTACAGAAAAGCCCATGCTGGAGAATTAGCGCAAGATTCTGGTCTCGGGCAATTGGCCAGATTGACAGAAGTGAACGTCGACGAAGTTGGAGTCACTGGGGCTAAAAATTTCTTTGAGGCTAAG ATTGAACAATTACGGAAATCAAGCAAATTTGAAGATGAAATTCGAATGGAGCAAGAGGAACGACGACgcgaggaggaggagaaggcAGCAAGACGTGCGCAATTTCGCGAGAGAGCCGCTATCTTCGGAAAGAATTAA
- the LOC135161956 gene encoding arginyl-tRNA--protein transferase 1 isoform X4 codes for MNDMDYQNLIDRGWRRSGCYCYKPVNTQTCCPMYTIKCDALDFVVSKSQKKVIKRMAKFLKDGERKVQENESGRNHKPYSGQLSEIDVDDLPETELAEYAARAQKNIFQDEPMLVTATCEKRLSQCPENVTESKIKRGSHDKRDSVQVQPMVDDNQSNQPQIVKLVPAPEGQPRKKKLMRIERAKNRLLAQGKTLAEIEDFYRRKKKPSRARPIEELLPNLEGGQNKLELKLVRVSSEEFMETLDESVELFKKYQKAVHHDKPEDRDKASFINFLGKSPLIHWKVAGGPPLGYGSFHQQYRLNDKLIAVGVIDILPYCVSSVYLFYDPEYSFLSLGTFSSLIEVRLVRELHALVPDLKYYYMGYYIHEIPKMRYKAKVRPSFLLCPETYTWHPIEKCTPKLDKDKYSRLNEDINALDADCVISEDDINQVRVYYRGPRLYGEVRNTRLMCSGKDDMKEVKEYAELVGRKCAHNMCLFRSC; via the exons ATGAACGACATG GACTACCAGAATTTGATTGATAGGGGCTGGAGGAGGAGTGGGTGTTATTGTTACAAACCTGTCAACACCCAGACGTGCTGTCCCATGTACACAATCAA ATGTGACGCATTGGACTTTGTGGTTTCAAAATCACAGAAAAAAGTTATCAAGAGAATGGCGAAATTCTTGAAGGATGGCGAAAGGAAGGTTCAGGAGAATGAGAGTGGGAGAAACCACAAGCCTTATAGCGGTCAATTATCTGAAATTG ACGTCGATGATCTCCCAGAAACAGAGCTTGCAGAGTATGCAGCGCGTGCCCAAAAGAACATTTTCCAGGATGAGCCAATGTTAGTCACCGCCACGTGCGAGAAAAGATTATCGCAGTGTCCAGAGAATGTCACAGAATCAAAAATCAAACGAGGATCACACGATAAGAGAGATAGCGTTCAAGTGCAACCAATGGTGGATGACAATCAGTCAAATCAACCGCAAATTGTGAAACTAGTACCGGCTCCTGAAGGGCAGCCAAGAAAGAAGAAGCTGATGAGGATTGAGAGGGCGAAAAATCGGCTGCTGGCCCAGGGTAAGACGCTGGCAGAAATCGAAGATTTTTACAGGAGAAAAAAGAAACCGAGTAGGGCGAGACCCATTGAGGAGCTTTTACCGAATTTAGAGGGTGGACAGAATAAGTTAGAATTGAAATTAGTCAGAGTATCGTCTGAGGAGTTTATGGAGACTCTGGATGAGAGCGTTGAACTATTTAAGAAATATCAGAAGGCTGTGCATCATGATAAACCTGAGGATCGAGACAAGGCGtcgttcatcaattttttgggGAAGAGCCCGTTGATA CACTGGAAAGTTGCTGGTGGTCCACCACTGGGGTACGGATCCTTCCACCAACAGTATCGGCTTAATGACAAATTGATAGCCGTTGGAGTTATTGATATCCTGCCCTACTGTGTATCCAGCGTTTATCTTTTTTATGATcctgaatattcatttctttcACTTGGCACTTTCAG CTCTTTAATCGAAGTTCGACTGGTTCGAGAATTACATGCGTTAGTGCCAGACCTCAAGTACTACTACATGGGCTATTATATCCATGAAATTCCCAAGATGCGCTACAAAGCTAAAGTAAGGCCATCTTTTTTGCTCTGTCCTGAGACCTACACCTGGCATCCTATCGAGAAATGCACACCAAAACTGGATAAAGATAAATACTCACGTCTTAACGAAGACATCAACGCCCTTGACGCGGATTGTGTGATCAGTGAAGACGACATCAACCAA GTTCGGGTGTACTATCGCGGTCCACGATTATACGGAGAGGTTCGCAATACTCGGCTTATGTGTAGCGGAAAGGATGACATGAAAGAAGTCAAGGAGTATGCTGAACTCGTCGGTAGAAAATGTGCTCATAATATGTGTCTCTTCCGATCGTGCTAA
- the LOC135161956 gene encoding arginyl-tRNA--protein transferase 1 isoform X2 has translation MATNTYSIVEYYYDSAPKRHSCGYCKKLRSYERHETEIILGMWAHYLTVQDYQNLIDRGWRRSGCYCYKPVNTQTCCPMYTIKCDALDFVVSKSQKKVIKRMAKFLKDGERKVQENESGRNHKPYSGQLSEIDVDDLPETELAEYAARAQKNIFQDEPMLVTATCEKRLSQCPENVTESKIKRGSHDKRDSVQVQPMVDDNQSNQPQIVKLVPAPEGQPRKKKLMRIERAKNRLLAQGKTLAEIEDFYRRKKKPSRARPIEELLPNLEGGQNKLELKLVRVSSEEFMETLDESVELFKKYQKAVHHDKPEDRDKASFINFLGKSPLIHWKVAGGPPLGYGSFHQQYRLNDKLIAVGVIDILPYCVSSVYLFYDPEYSFLSLGTFSSLIEVRLVRELHALVPDLKYYYMGYYIHEIPKMRYKAKVRPSFLLCPETYTWHPIEKCTPKLDKDKYSRLNEDINALDADCVISEDDINQVRVYYRGPRLYGEVRNTRLMCSGKDDMKEVKEYAELVGRKCAHNMCLFRSC, from the exons ATGGCTACGAACACATACAGTATTGTTGAATATTACTACGACAGTGCGCCAAAAAGGCATTCGTGTGGCTATTGcaaaaaattgaggagttATGAACGACATG AAACGGAAATAATTCTAGGAATGTGGGCCCACTATCTGACTGTCCAGGACTACCAGAATTTGATTGATAGGGGCTGGAGGAGGAGTGGGTGTTATTGTTACAAACCTGTCAACACCCAGACGTGCTGTCCCATGTACACAATCAA ATGTGACGCATTGGACTTTGTGGTTTCAAAATCACAGAAAAAAGTTATCAAGAGAATGGCGAAATTCTTGAAGGATGGCGAAAGGAAGGTTCAGGAGAATGAGAGTGGGAGAAACCACAAGCCTTATAGCGGTCAATTATCTGAAATTG ACGTCGATGATCTCCCAGAAACAGAGCTTGCAGAGTATGCAGCGCGTGCCCAAAAGAACATTTTCCAGGATGAGCCAATGTTAGTCACCGCCACGTGCGAGAAAAGATTATCGCAGTGTCCAGAGAATGTCACAGAATCAAAAATCAAACGAGGATCACACGATAAGAGAGATAGCGTTCAAGTGCAACCAATGGTGGATGACAATCAGTCAAATCAACCGCAAATTGTGAAACTAGTACCGGCTCCTGAAGGGCAGCCAAGAAAGAAGAAGCTGATGAGGATTGAGAGGGCGAAAAATCGGCTGCTGGCCCAGGGTAAGACGCTGGCAGAAATCGAAGATTTTTACAGGAGAAAAAAGAAACCGAGTAGGGCGAGACCCATTGAGGAGCTTTTACCGAATTTAGAGGGTGGACAGAATAAGTTAGAATTGAAATTAGTCAGAGTATCGTCTGAGGAGTTTATGGAGACTCTGGATGAGAGCGTTGAACTATTTAAGAAATATCAGAAGGCTGTGCATCATGATAAACCTGAGGATCGAGACAAGGCGtcgttcatcaattttttgggGAAGAGCCCGTTGATA CACTGGAAAGTTGCTGGTGGTCCACCACTGGGGTACGGATCCTTCCACCAACAGTATCGGCTTAATGACAAATTGATAGCCGTTGGAGTTATTGATATCCTGCCCTACTGTGTATCCAGCGTTTATCTTTTTTATGATcctgaatattcatttctttcACTTGGCACTTTCAG CTCTTTAATCGAAGTTCGACTGGTTCGAGAATTACATGCGTTAGTGCCAGACCTCAAGTACTACTACATGGGCTATTATATCCATGAAATTCCCAAGATGCGCTACAAAGCTAAAGTAAGGCCATCTTTTTTGCTCTGTCCTGAGACCTACACCTGGCATCCTATCGAGAAATGCACACCAAAACTGGATAAAGATAAATACTCACGTCTTAACGAAGACATCAACGCCCTTGACGCGGATTGTGTGATCAGTGAAGACGACATCAACCAA GTTCGGGTGTACTATCGCGGTCCACGATTATACGGAGAGGTTCGCAATACTCGGCTTATGTGTAGCGGAAAGGATGACATGAAAGAAGTCAAGGAGTATGCTGAACTCGTCGGTAGAAAATGTGCTCATAATATGTGTCTCTTCCGATCGTGCTAA
- the LOC135161970 gene encoding splicing factor U2af 38 kDa subunit, producing MAEYLASIFGTEKDKVNCSFYFKIGACRHGDRCSRIHNKPTFSQTCLLQNLYVNPQNSAKSADGSHLVANVSDEEMQEHYDNFFEDVFVECEDKYGEIEEMNVCDNLGDHLVGNVYIKFRREEDAEKAVNDLNNRWFGGRPVYAELSPVTDFREACCRQYEMGECTRSGFCNFMHLKPISRELRRYLYSRKKGGGGGGGGGGGGGGGSAKGRSRSRSRSRGRDRKRRSRSRERRSRSKERRKGRDDKGRDSRSGRY from the exons ATGGCTGAGTACCTGGCCTCTATTTTTGGTACTGAGAAAGACAA AGTTAACTGTTCCTTCTACTTCAAAATTGGAGCTTGCAGACACGGAGATCGATGCTCGAGAATTCATAATAAACCAACGTTCAGTCAG ACATGTTTGCTCCAAAACCTGTACGTGAACCCTCAAAATTCAGCAAAAAGTGCAGATGGTTCTCATC TGGTTGCCAATGTCTCCGACGAGGAGATGCAGGAGCACTATGATAACTTCTTCGAGGATGTATTCGTCGAGTGTGAAGATAAATATGGAGAAATTGAGGAGATGAATGTGTGCGATAACCTGGGGGATCACCTCGTGGGTAATGTTTACATCAAGTTTCGTCGTGAGGAGGACGCAGAGAAGGCAGTCAATGACCTCAACAATAGATGGTTCGGCGGACGTCCCGTTTATGCCGAACTATCGCCAGTTACGGACTTCAGGGAGGCTTGCTGTCGTCAATATGAAATGGG AGAATGCACGAGATCGGGTTTCTGCAACTTCATGCACTTGAAGCCAATCTCCCGGGAATTACGTCGTTACTTGTACAGTCGTAAAAAGGGTGGCGGTGGAGGAGGTGGCGGAGGCGGCGGTGGAGGTGGCGGCAGTGCTAAGGGACGATCGAGGTCTCGTTCACGATCACGCGGTCGTGATCGCAAACGCCGATCCAGATCTCGCGAACGCCGATCGCGATCCAAGGAGAGACGTAAGGGGCGAGATGATAAAGGGCGTGATAGTCGCTCTGGAAGATATTAG
- the LOC135161956 gene encoding arginyl-tRNA--protein transferase 1 isoform X3: MATNTYSIVEYYYDSAPKRHSCGYCKKLRSYERHGMWAHYLTVQDYQNLIDRGWRRSGCYCYKPVNTQTCCPMYTIKCDALDFVVSKSQKKVIKRMAKFLKDGERKVQENESGRNHKPYSGQLSEIDVDDLPETELAEYAARAQKNIFQDEPMLVTATCEKRLSQCPENVTESKIKRGSHDKRDSVQVQPMVDDNQSNQPQIVKLVPAPEGQPRKKKLMRIERAKNRLLAQGKTLAEIEDFYRRKKKPSRARPIEELLPNLEGGQNKLELKLVRVSSEEFMETLDESVELFKKYQKAVHHDKPEDRDKASFINFLGKSPLIHWKVAGGPPLGYGSFHQQYRLNDKLIAVGVIDILPYCVSSVYLFYDPEYSFLSLGTFSSLIEVRLVRELHALVPDLKYYYMGYYIHEIPKMRYKAKVRPSFLLCPETYTWHPIEKCTPKLDKDKYSRLNEDINALDADCVISEDDINQVRVYYRGPRLYGEVRNTRLMCSGKDDMKEVKEYAELVGRKCAHNMCLFRSC; the protein is encoded by the exons ATGGCTACGAACACATACAGTATTGTTGAATATTACTACGACAGTGCGCCAAAAAGGCATTCGTGTGGCTATTGcaaaaaattgaggagttATGAACGACATG GAATGTGGGCCCACTATCTGACTGTCCAGGACTACCAGAATTTGATTGATAGGGGCTGGAGGAGGAGTGGGTGTTATTGTTACAAACCTGTCAACACCCAGACGTGCTGTCCCATGTACACAATCAA ATGTGACGCATTGGACTTTGTGGTTTCAAAATCACAGAAAAAAGTTATCAAGAGAATGGCGAAATTCTTGAAGGATGGCGAAAGGAAGGTTCAGGAGAATGAGAGTGGGAGAAACCACAAGCCTTATAGCGGTCAATTATCTGAAATTG ACGTCGATGATCTCCCAGAAACAGAGCTTGCAGAGTATGCAGCGCGTGCCCAAAAGAACATTTTCCAGGATGAGCCAATGTTAGTCACCGCCACGTGCGAGAAAAGATTATCGCAGTGTCCAGAGAATGTCACAGAATCAAAAATCAAACGAGGATCACACGATAAGAGAGATAGCGTTCAAGTGCAACCAATGGTGGATGACAATCAGTCAAATCAACCGCAAATTGTGAAACTAGTACCGGCTCCTGAAGGGCAGCCAAGAAAGAAGAAGCTGATGAGGATTGAGAGGGCGAAAAATCGGCTGCTGGCCCAGGGTAAGACGCTGGCAGAAATCGAAGATTTTTACAGGAGAAAAAAGAAACCGAGTAGGGCGAGACCCATTGAGGAGCTTTTACCGAATTTAGAGGGTGGACAGAATAAGTTAGAATTGAAATTAGTCAGAGTATCGTCTGAGGAGTTTATGGAGACTCTGGATGAGAGCGTTGAACTATTTAAGAAATATCAGAAGGCTGTGCATCATGATAAACCTGAGGATCGAGACAAGGCGtcgttcatcaattttttgggGAAGAGCCCGTTGATA CACTGGAAAGTTGCTGGTGGTCCACCACTGGGGTACGGATCCTTCCACCAACAGTATCGGCTTAATGACAAATTGATAGCCGTTGGAGTTATTGATATCCTGCCCTACTGTGTATCCAGCGTTTATCTTTTTTATGATcctgaatattcatttctttcACTTGGCACTTTCAG CTCTTTAATCGAAGTTCGACTGGTTCGAGAATTACATGCGTTAGTGCCAGACCTCAAGTACTACTACATGGGCTATTATATCCATGAAATTCCCAAGATGCGCTACAAAGCTAAAGTAAGGCCATCTTTTTTGCTCTGTCCTGAGACCTACACCTGGCATCCTATCGAGAAATGCACACCAAAACTGGATAAAGATAAATACTCACGTCTTAACGAAGACATCAACGCCCTTGACGCGGATTGTGTGATCAGTGAAGACGACATCAACCAA GTTCGGGTGTACTATCGCGGTCCACGATTATACGGAGAGGTTCGCAATACTCGGCTTATGTGTAGCGGAAAGGATGACATGAAAGAAGTCAAGGAGTATGCTGAACTCGTCGGTAGAAAATGTGCTCATAATATGTGTCTCTTCCGATCGTGCTAA